Proteins from a genomic interval of Lolium perenne isolate Kyuss_39 chromosome 1, Kyuss_2.0, whole genome shotgun sequence:
- the LOC139833144 gene encoding uncharacterized protein, giving the protein MSHVSKRPNGRDRRRRRWRIPVSSCGTLGQLQTKNGVGILVNKSLRDGVVDVKRQGDRMILVKLVVGDLVLNVISAYAPQVGHNESTKREFWEGLEDLVRRVPIGEKLFIGGDLNGHVGTSNTGFERVHGGFGYGIRNQEGEDVLSFALAYDMVVANNLFRKRESHLVTFSSGLHSSQIDFVLSRREDRRACIDCKVIPGESVVPQHKLVVADFRFRIRVQRGKRAKVARTKWWKLKGEASQAFRERVIKEGPWEEGGDANMIWTSMATCLWKVAVEEFEVTKGSRREAKDTWWWNDEVQKVIREKRTV; this is encoded by the coding sequence ATGTCCCATGTGTCCAAGAGACCAAATGGAAGGGACAGAAGGCGAAGGAGGTGGAGGATACCGGTTTCAAGTTGTGGTACACTGGGACAACTTCAAACAAAAAATGGAGTAGGCATCTTGGTCAATAAGAGCCTCAGGGATGGAGTTGTGGACGTCAAGAGGCAAGGGGACCGGATGATCCTTGTCAAGCTGGTTGTTGGGGACTTAGTCCTCAATGTTATCAGCGCGTATGCCCCACAAGTAGGCcacaatgagagcaccaagagaGAGTTCTGGGAAGGCCTGGAGGACTTGGTTAGGAGGGTACCTATTGGTGAGAAGCTCTTCATAGGAGGAGACCTCAATGGCCATGTGGGTACATCTAACACAGGTTTTGAAAGGGTGCATGGGGGCTTTGGCTATGGCATCAGgaaccaagaaggagaagatgtccTGAGCTTCGCTCTAGCTTATGACATGGTCGTAGCTAACAACCTCTTTAGGAAGAGAGAATCCCATCTAGTGACGTTTAGTAGTGGTCTACACTCTAGCCAGATTGATTTTGTCCTCTCTAGAAGAGAAGACAGACGCGCCTGCATTGATTGTAAGGTGATACCTGGAGAGAGTGTTGTCCCTCAACATAAGCTGGTGGTTGCTGACTTTCGCTTTAGGATCCGTGTCCAGCGGGGTAAGCGCGCCAAAGTCGCTAGAACAAAGTGGTGGAAGCTCAAGGGTGAGGCATCCCAGGCTTTCAGGGAGAGGGTTATTAAGGAGGGTCCTTGGGAGGAAGGAGGCGATGCAAACATGATATGGACGAGTATGGCGACCTGCTTGTGGAAGGTCGCTGTAGAGGAGTTTGAGGTGACGAAGGGAAGTAGAAGGGAAGCTAAGGATACCTGGTGGTGGAACGATGAGGTCCAGAAGGTTATTAGGGAGAAAAGGACTGTTTGA